ATTCGAGCCTGCTGGGACTGGTGCTCTTCGTCGTGCTGGTAGCCTTCGTGATCCCCTACCTGCTCATCGGGGTCATGGGAGGCGGCATCGCCATCGAGCAGATCAGTCAGGGAGCCGTCCCCGAATGGCTGGGGGCGCTGGTCATCTGTCTGGTGGTCATGACCTACGTGGTTTACGGCGGCATGCGCGGGACGGCCTGGGTCAACACCTTTCAGACCCTGGTCTTCATGTCGCTGGCGGCTCTGGCCTTCGTTTGGATCGCCTACAAGCTGGGCGGCATCACCGAGGGCATCGAGCGGGTGGCTGAAGTCCGTCCCGACCTGCTGGTGCGGGAAGGCCGCGTGCAGCCGTTGAAGATGATTTCCTACGTGCTCATTCCAGTCTCGGCCGGAATGTTTCCTCACCTCTTCATCCATTGGCTGACGGCCCGCAAGGCCGAGACCTTCCGCACTTCGGTGATCGGCTACCCGATTTGCGTGGGCATCGTCTGGATCTGCTCGGTGCTGATCGGACTCTACGGCGCCGCCGACTTCCCGGGGCTGCAGGGACCCGAGGCCAACTCCATTCTGGTACGCATGATCCGCCTCCACTCGCCCGAGTTGCTGGCCGGACTGCTGGCGGCGGGAGTGGTGGCCGCCATCATGTCCTCTCTCGACTCCCAGGTCTTGTGCCTGAGCACCATGTTCACCCAGGACATCGTGCGCCACTACGCCTTTGGAGAGCAGATGAGCGAGAAGCGCCAGATCTTCCTGGCGCGCGTCTTTGTGGCCGCTATCCTGGGAATGACTTTCCTCATTTTTCTGGTCTCCAACCGCTCCATCTTCAACCTGGGGATCTGGTGTTTTACCGGCTTCGCCTCCCTCTTCCCCATCGTGCTGGCGGCCCTCTTCTGGAAGCGTTCCAGCAAGGCCGGAGTGCTGGCCTCGGTGATCGTCACGGTGCTGCTGTGGAGCTATTTCTTCCTGCAGGGATGGCGCGACCCGTCCTACACCGTATTGGACAGCGGACTGATGCCCGTGACCGTCGTCTTCGCGGCCTCTTGTCTGGCCTTGTGGACGGTATCGCTGGCCACGCCCGCTCCTCGGGACGAGGTCTTGCAACGGTTCTTTTGAGCGACATGAAGATTGCCTACGTTTCAGCCGGCTCGGCAGGCATGTACTGCGGGAGCTGCATTCACGACAACACGCTGGCTTCGGCCCTGATGGAACTGGGTCACGACGTGGCCCTGATCCCCACCTATACGCCCATGCGCACCGACGAGGACTCGGTGGCCATGGACAAGATCTTCTTCGGCGGCATCAACATCTATCTGCAGCACAAGTCCTCTCTCTTCCGCCACATGCCGCGCTTTCTGGAGCGCTGGCTCAACAGCCCCAAGCTTCTGAAGTACGTGTCGAAGTTGGCCTCCTCCACCGACGCTCATGACCTGGGCGGACTGACGGCCGACATGCTTCAGGGCGAGGCGGGACACCTGAAGCGGGAACTCGACGAGCTGACCGGGTGGCTGCGCGACGAGTACCGTCCCGACATCATCGTCCTCACCAACTCCATGCTGCTGGGAATGGCCCGCCAACTGCGGGCGGAATGCGGCGTCCCGGTGCTGTGCGAACTGCAGGGCGAGGACATCTTCATCGACGACCTTATCGAACCTTACAAGTCCGAAGTGATGAAG
This window of the Acidobacteriota bacterium genome carries:
- a CDS encoding sodium:solute symporter family protein codes for the protein MIIAIISIYMLSVLAVGTLSHRLFRGTGEDYFVATRTIGPFVLLMSLFGTHMTSFTLLGASAQAYSVGVGVFGLLASSSALVVPVIFFFVGTRIWALGKRYGYLTPVQFFRDRWDSSLLGLVLFVVLVAFVIPYLLIGVMGGGIAIEQISQGAVPEWLGALVICLVVMTYVVYGGMRGTAWVNTFQTLVFMSLAALAFVWIAYKLGGITEGIERVAEVRPDLLVREGRVQPLKMISYVLIPVSAGMFPHLFIHWLTARKAETFRTSVIGYPICVGIVWICSVLIGLYGAADFPGLQGPEANSILVRMIRLHSPELLAGLLAAGVVAAIMSSLDSQVLCLSTMFTQDIVRHYAFGEQMSEKRQIFLARVFVAAILGMTFLIFLVSNRSIFNLGIWCFTGFASLFPIVLAALFWKRSSKAGVLASVIVTVLLWSYFFLQGWRDPSYTVLDSGLMPVTVVFAASCLALWTVSLATPAPRDEVLQRFF